A single window of Dermochelys coriacea isolate rDerCor1 chromosome 2, rDerCor1.pri.v4, whole genome shotgun sequence DNA harbors:
- the LOC119850610 gene encoding fibrinogen silencer-binding protein: MVGKARSSNFTLSEKLDLLKLVKPYVKILEEHTNKHSVIVEKNKCWDIIADNYNAIGVDRPPRTAQGLRTLYKRLKEYAKQELLQQKETHSDYKSSISEPTKKVVEMIPQISSVCLRDRSSLQSANIDKETVAGTSSPQAVLDHHPVTMELEPEEDVKPPPYLAVDSQQSEDLEQGEEHQLVHVMERSPSTSLSSVDMRMMLSSSPIPRRDDFFRLEVGERFRPACGYEPQMLQMLKEEHQIILENQRKIGLYVQEKRDGLKRKQQLEEELLKAKIKVEKLKAIRLRRDLPEYNSL, translated from the exons ATGGTTGGGAAGGCCAGATCTTCTAATTTTACCTTATCTGAAAAGCTTGATTTGCTAAAACTTGTGAAGCCGTATGTTAAAATTCTTGAAGAACATACCAATAAGCATTCAGTAatagtggaaaaaaacaaatgctggGATATCATAGCCGATAACTACAATGCCATCGGAGTAGATCGTCCTCCTCGTACTGCACAGGGCCTGCGCACGCTGTACAAGAGGCTCAAAGAATATGCCAAACAGGAGCTATTGCAGCAAAAGGAGACCCATTCAGATtataaaagcagcatttctgaGCCAACCAAGAAAGTTGTGGAGATGATTCCACAGATTTCCAGTGTGTGTTTAAGAGACAGGAGCAGTTTACAAAG CGCTAATATAGATAAAGAAACGGTTGCTGGTACCAGTTCCCCACAAGCAGTGTTGGATCACCATCCTGTCACAATGGAGTTGGAACCAGAAGAGGATGTCAAACCTCCTCCTTACTTGGCTGTAGATTCACAGCAGAGTGAGGACTTAGAACAAGGAGAAGAACACCAGTTGGTGCATGTTATGGAGAGATCTCCTTCAACTTCACTGTCTTCTGTTGATATGAGAATGATGTTGTCTTCATCTCCCATCCCAAGAAGAGATGATTTTTTTAGGCTCGAGGTTGGAGAACGCTTTAGGCCAGCATGTGGGTATGAGCCACAGATGTTGCAAATGCTGAAAGAGGAGCATCAGATAATCTtagaaaatcaaagaaaaattgGGCTTTATGTCCAAGAAAAGAGGGATGGCTTgaaaagaaagcagcagctgGAAGAAGAGCTATTGAAAGCAAAAATTAAAGTAGAGAAGCTGAAGGCAATAAGACTACGACGTGATCTGCCAGAATACAACAGCCTTTAA